The following nucleotide sequence is from Micromonospora sp. WMMD1120.
ACGGTCGTGCCGCATCCGCTCCCGGGCGGCGGCGACCTCCTCGGGAGACGAGCCCAGCTCGGCGATCCGCGCCGTCCACACCTCGTCGTAGCGCCGGTCCAGCGTCGGCGTCGGACCGGCCACCTGCTCCGCGTTCACGAACACGCCACCCGGTGCCAGCGCCTTGGCGGCCCGCCGGTAGAGCGCCCGCTTGCCGTCGTCGTCCAGGTGGTGGATCGCCAGGGCGCTGACCACCGCGTCGTACCGGCCGGGTGGAAGCGGGTCGGCCAGGTCGGCCCGGACCGCCCGGTGCGGCACCGAGCGGGCGCGCAACTGGCCGGCGGCGCGGGCGAGCATCGCCGGCGCGGCGTCCACCACGGTCAACCGCACTCCGGGCACCGCCGTGGCGAGCAGGAGCGAGAGCAGCCCGGTGCCCGCGCCCAGGTCCAACACCTCGGGGGTACGACCGGCGGCGAGCGCGGCGCGCAACGGCGGCGCGGCCACCTCCACGGCGGTGCCGTAGAACGCGTCGAAGCACGGCACCAACCGTCGACGGGCCTGGTCGTACGTGCCGGCCACCGCGTCGAAGACGTCCACCACGCTCACCATGATCTCCCACAATTTGAGACGACTTTCCCACATTATAAGTGCTGCGGCTCTGCCGACCCTTGATCCACTCGTGTTCCTTGAAGTCGGGGTATCCGGGCGTGAGCGATGGCCCGATTTCAAGGAAGTCGAGTCGGTCACGGACCGGGCCACGCAAAAGGCCCTCGACTCCCTAGGGGGCGTCGAGGGCCTTGGGTGCTGCGCTGTCTAGCCGACGGGGCCGATCGCCTTCGCCAGGTCGACGAAATTAGCCCAGGCCGCCGGTCCGAAGGTCAGCGCGCCGCCGTCGCGGTGCTTGCTGTCGCGGACGAGGACAACGCCGGGAAGATTGTCAGCGACCTCGACACAGGAGCCGCCGTTGTTTCCGCTCTTCATGCTGTACAGAACCAACTCGTGCACGACGGCGACCAGCAGGGGTGGACGCTCCCGGCGGAGAACTGGTCCGGACGCCTGCGCACCCGGGATCACCCCCACCCGAAGGAGATCTTGGACAGTTTCCGTTAGCGGCTAACGGAAACTGTCCAAGATCTCGGCTGGCGAGCGACCAGGGCGGCCCCCAGTGACGACCAGGAGGAGCACCGAGCACCGTGCCGGAACGGCCAGCCGATCGGACGACCGCACCCCGGCCAACGCGAACTCCGTCTTCACCAACCGGGCTTCCGTCAGGCGAGGACCGGTGCGGGTCGGATGACCAGCCGCCCCCCGCCCACACCTTCCGATGCGCCCGGCGTGGCTCTGCCGTAACTGTGCCGGTTCCTGGCCGTGCGCGCCGGCTCAACTGCACCTCGCTACCGAGTTCCCACGGCCACGCGATCGCCCTGGCGTTCTATCTGGCGGCGAACATGCGGGACGCGGTCGACGACCTGTACTCCCTGGGCGTCCGCCCTGACCTGCGCGCACTGCACGCCCGGTTCCTGGGCTGGCTGTCCCTGACCCGTGGACCACGCCGCGCCGACCTGGGCTGATCGTGCGTCGGTACGGCACCGGGGCGAGGGTGTCGACCACCCGTTCAGCGCCGATCCGCCGTGCGGTGTGAGCCCCACTTGACAGGACCGAAACAGAAGGGACCCGGACCGGAAACCGCCCGCCGGCACGCTTTCCCGACATGACAGACGGTGCACGGTCGGCAACTCCGCCGGGGAGCACACCCCGGGAGGTGGCGACGCACTGCCCGTACTGCGCCCTGCAGTGCGGCATGACCCTGCGCGACGACGGCGGCGCGGTGACCGTCCACCCGCGCCAGTTCCCCACCAACCGGGGCGGGCTGTGCCAGAAGGGCTGGACCGCCGCCGAACTGCTGGACCACCCGGAGCGGCTGACCACTCCGCTGGTACGCGACAGGGCGACCGACGAGCTGCGCCCGGCGAGCTGGGACGCCGCCCTCGACCGGGTGGTCGCCGGCATCCGGGCCGTCCAGCGCGACGCCGGCCGGGACGCGGTGG
It contains:
- a CDS encoding class I SAM-dependent methyltransferase, whose amino-acid sequence is MVSVVDVFDAVAGTYDQARRRLVPCFDAFYGTAVEVAAPPLRAALAAGRTPEVLDLGAGTGLLSLLLATAVPGVRLTVVDAAPAMLARAAGQLRARSVPHRAVRADLADPLPPGRYDAVVSALAIHHLDDDGKRALYRRAAKALAPGGVFVNAEQVAGPTPTLDRRYDEVWTARIAELGSSPEEVAAARERMRHDRPATVADQCRWLAEAGLTDVDCYFKEWRFAVFGGRAG
- a CDS encoding DUF397 domain-containing protein; amino-acid sequence: MKSGNNGGSCVEVADNLPGVVLVRDSKHRDGGALTFGPAAWANFVDLAKAIGPVG